The Neochlamydia sp. S13 genome has a segment encoding these proteins:
- a CDS encoding transposase, with product MFSQPLPFIKEYLNQLEVALKQKNPHNNLSKIQWCWLAFCLMGILVTNSICWAKFERAGLKSYKKMALSAMFRCAKIAWNSLLICSVRAVLHKHGITEGVLVIDDKDHSRSKNAEKLHHLHKIRDKKTSGYFCGQNIVFLQLVTKKFCIPVSFAFYSPDPVLTRWQQEVRKLKKLGISKKDRPKEPKRSIEYPKKYTLALQLLKNFACEFPAFKVTCVLADALYGNSLFVDGVEGIWPGVQIITQLRKNQKVMRGKKSLSCQEYFEAYKGWNQEIFIRGDKKNGVQAGGARLYVPSHHKKRLVIALKYEGENEYRYLMAANLSWNMKDVMQGYTLRWLVEVFIEDWSSHCGFCSLAKQCGVEGSERPLILSLLFDHCFLFHLSQTNLIKNKLPLATLGSLVEKSRVDALCQVIREIVEHENSKELFRDFEKTLDEIFVLRPSRKHLNAVQENVTFESSRKVA from the coding sequence ATGTTTTCTCAACCGCTTCCCTTTATTAAAGAATATCTAAATCAACTGGAAGTTGCCCTCAAACAAAAAAATCCTCATAATAATTTATCCAAAATTCAATGGTGTTGGCTAGCGTTTTGTTTGATGGGAATATTAGTTACTAATTCAATCTGTTGGGCAAAATTTGAGAGGGCTGGGCTTAAAAGCTATAAAAAGATGGCTTTATCGGCCATGTTTAGATGTGCTAAGATTGCTTGGAATAGTCTGCTAATTTGTAGTGTTCGCGCGGTACTGCATAAACATGGCATCACAGAAGGGGTCCTTGTTATCGATGATAAAGATCACAGTCGATCAAAAAATGCTGAGAAGTTGCATCATTTACATAAAATCCGTGATAAAAAAACGAGTGGTTATTTTTGTGGTCAAAATATAGTATTTCTTCAGCTAGTGACTAAAAAATTTTGCATTCCCGTCTCCTTTGCCTTTTATTCTCCCGATCCTGTACTCACAAGATGGCAACAGGAAGTGAGGAAGCTAAAAAAGTTGGGAATCTCTAAAAAAGACCGTCCAAAAGAGCCTAAAAGGTCAATAGAATATCCAAAAAAGTATACACTAGCTTTACAATTACTTAAAAATTTTGCCTGTGAATTTCCTGCTTTTAAGGTCACTTGTGTACTGGCTGATGCTCTTTACGGCAACAGCTTGTTTGTAGATGGAGTAGAAGGTATTTGGCCTGGAGTGCAAATCATTACTCAACTTAGAAAGAATCAAAAAGTCATGCGAGGTAAAAAGTCTCTCTCATGCCAAGAGTACTTTGAAGCCTACAAAGGCTGGAATCAGGAAATTTTCATTCGCGGTGATAAAAAAAATGGAGTGCAAGCCGGGGGAGCAAGATTATATGTTCCTTCTCATCACAAAAAACGATTAGTAATAGCCCTTAAATATGAGGGCGAAAATGAGTATCGCTATCTTATGGCTGCAAATCTTTCATGGAATATGAAAGATGTGATGCAAGGATATACTTTAAGATGGTTAGTAGAGGTTTTTATTGAAGATTGGAGTAGTCATTGTGGGTTTTGCAGTTTGGCCAAACAGTGCGGCGTTGAGGGATCAGAGCGACCTTTGATTCTAAGCCTGCTGTTTGACCACTGCTTTCTTTTTCATTTGTCTCAAACAAATCTCATCAAGAACAAACTCCCTTTAGCAACCTTGGGGAGTCTAGTAGAAAAGTCTAGAGTGGATGCTTTGTGTCAAGTCATAAGAGAAATTGTTGAGCATGAAAATTCAAAAGAACTCTTCCGTGATTTCGAAAAGACGCTAGATGAAATCTTTGTTTTAAGGCCTTCTCGTAAACATTTAAATGCAGTACAAGAAAATGTAACCTTTGAGTCATCAAGAAAAGTTGCCTAA
- a CDS encoding superoxide dismutase, with protein MAFKYQLPPLPYDFGDLEPVISAEIMNLHYTKHHQTYVNNLNKALEQYEEAQGKAEKSNDPTDLIALQSAIKFNGGGHINHSIFWTNLAPKSQGGGTVPNGELQNAIKKDFDSWEKFIEEFSARTVAIQGSGWGWLGYCKQHHRLQITTCENQDPLSPKGLIPLLGIDVWEHAYYLQYKNVRAEYVKNIWEIVNWKNVEERYKLASATKTT; from the coding sequence ATGGCCTTCAAATATCAACTTCCCCCTCTACCCTATGATTTTGGCGATTTAGAACCCGTCATTAGTGCAGAAATCATGAACTTACATTACACTAAGCATCATCAAACGTATGTCAATAATCTTAATAAGGCTCTTGAGCAGTATGAAGAAGCCCAAGGAAAAGCCGAGAAATCTAACGATCCTACCGATTTAATTGCTCTGCAATCTGCTATTAAATTTAATGGTGGTGGACACATTAACCATAGCATCTTTTGGACAAACCTAGCACCTAAGAGCCAAGGCGGCGGCACAGTACCAAATGGTGAATTACAAAATGCCATTAAAAAAGATTTTGATTCATGGGAAAAATTCATTGAAGAATTTAGCGCCCGCACTGTGGCAATTCAGGGTTCGGGATGGGGATGGCTGGGCTATTGCAAGCAACACCATCGATTACAAATTACCACGTGTGAAAACCAGGATCCTTTATCTCCTAAAGGTTTGATCCCTCTACTCGGAATTGACGTCTGGGAACACGCCTATTATCTCCAGTATAAAAACGTAAGAGCCGAATATGTGAAAAATATTTGGGAGATTGTTAATTGGAAAAATGTCGAGGAGCGCTATAAACTGGCCAGTGCCACTAAAACAACGTAA
- the accD gene encoding acetyl-CoA carboxylase, carboxyltransferase subunit beta encodes MGLFSRNKPKIKIQTTKKDGYSGWLKCTHCHELIHANELQQNMNCCPKCEYHYRLTTEERIKNLSDENSFQEMYKDLEPVDALNFVDTETYPKRLASAREKSGHNEAAIVGTCRINGNPVALGILDFNFMAGSMGSVVGEKLTLLMEYALANRMPLLIVSTSGGARMQESILSLMQMAKTSAALAKLHEAKIPYISVLTNPTTGGVTASFASLGDIIMAEPNALICFAGPRVIEQVIGQQLPPGAQKSEFLLHHGMIDCIVNRQELKHKISEVLYFLTNNEENNHKDEHPLLAYLPLNNLTKADKPRR; translated from the coding sequence ATGGGATTATTCTCAAGGAATAAACCTAAAATAAAAATTCAAACAACCAAAAAAGATGGATATAGCGGATGGCTAAAATGTACACATTGCCATGAGCTTATCCACGCTAATGAGTTGCAGCAAAACATGAATTGCTGTCCTAAATGTGAATACCATTACCGTCTAACCACCGAAGAGCGAATTAAAAACCTTAGCGACGAAAATTCTTTTCAAGAAATGTATAAGGATTTAGAGCCAGTAGATGCACTAAATTTTGTAGATACAGAAACTTATCCCAAGCGTTTAGCAAGTGCTCGAGAAAAATCAGGGCATAATGAAGCAGCTATAGTAGGCACGTGTAGAATCAATGGCAACCCAGTAGCTTTAGGGATATTAGATTTTAACTTTATGGCAGGATCCATGGGGTCGGTAGTAGGGGAAAAGCTGACCCTCTTGATGGAATATGCATTAGCCAACAGAATGCCTCTCCTTATTGTCTCTACTTCTGGCGGGGCTCGCATGCAAGAATCTATTCTCTCCCTCATGCAAATGGCTAAAACATCGGCAGCGCTTGCCAAGCTTCACGAAGCTAAAATCCCTTATATTTCTGTTTTAACGAATCCCACTACAGGTGGAGTAACAGCTTCCTTTGCCTCTTTAGGGGATATTATTATGGCAGAACCTAACGCATTGATTTGCTTTGCCGGTCCGCGAGTAATTGAGCAGGTTATTGGGCAGCAGCTGCCGCCGGGCGCTCAAAAGTCGGAATTTCTTCTCCATCATGGGATGATCGATTGCATCGTTAATCGACAAGAATTAAAGCATAAAATTTCCGAAGTTCTTTACTTTCTTACTAATAACGAAGAAAATAACCATAAAGATGAACATCCTCTTCTTGCTTATCTTCCTTTAAACAATCTTACTAAAGCCGATAAACCTCGTAGGTAA
- the dut gene encoding dUTP diphosphatase, giving the protein MNPALSVEVLVLSPDVSCLPQYASSGAAGADVRAYLKEPLVLAAGESCLIPTGLRMAIPQGYEIQVRPRSGLALKNQVTVLNTPGTIDADYRGEIGIILINHGKQDFIVTPGMRIAQFVLAPVTVGNFILSEKLTDTARGDGGFGHTGIH; this is encoded by the coding sequence ATGAACCCTGCCCTTTCTGTTGAAGTTCTCGTTTTATCCCCCGACGTTAGTTGTTTACCTCAGTATGCTTCTTCGGGTGCTGCAGGTGCCGACGTGAGAGCCTATCTCAAAGAACCTCTGGTTCTTGCTGCCGGAGAGTCTTGTTTAATTCCTACTGGCCTCAGGATGGCTATTCCTCAAGGGTATGAGATCCAAGTAAGACCTCGCAGTGGCTTAGCTTTAAAAAATCAAGTGACTGTTCTTAATACTCCTGGTACAATTGATGCCGATTACAGAGGTGAAATAGGAATTATTCTTATTAATCATGGCAAGCAAGATTTTATAGTGACTCCTGGCATGCGTATCGCCCAATTTGTTCTGGCACCTGTAACTGTAGGAAACTTTATTTTGTCCGAAAAGCTTACAGACACTGCTCGCGGTGATGGTGGCTTTGGCCATACAGGAATCCATTAA
- a CDS encoding PTS sugar transporter subunit IIA, producing the protein MIKISKYLDSRNILFMSAEDRDEALHAMVENLHQNHFLHDKEAFYQAILEREKVVSTGIGMGVAIPHAKLKGYESFFIAIGILQKGVDWNSLDGSPVRIIIMIGGPDDKQTEYLQILSALTTAVKDENRRKKMLTLNSAEAIMTLFKGF; encoded by the coding sequence ATGATCAAAATTTCAAAGTATTTGGACTCTCGAAATATTCTTTTTATGTCAGCTGAAGATCGCGATGAAGCTCTCCATGCTATGGTAGAAAATCTTCATCAAAATCATTTTTTACATGACAAAGAGGCTTTTTACCAAGCTATCCTTGAAAGAGAAAAAGTTGTTTCCACAGGCATTGGCATGGGAGTTGCTATTCCCCATGCAAAGCTAAAAGGATATGAAAGCTTTTTTATTGCTATTGGCATTTTGCAAAAAGGAGTGGATTGGAATTCTTTAGATGGCAGTCCGGTACGCATCATTATAATGATTGGCGGCCCCGATGACAAACAAACCGAGTATCTTCAAATCCTTTCTGCATTAACAACTGCCGTTAAAGATGAAAATAGAAGAAAAAAAATGTTAACATTGAATTCGGCAGAAGCTATTATGACTTTGTTTAAAGGATTTTAA
- a CDS encoding PTS sugar transporter subunit IIA, producing MDLKIKDVADLLNVSEKTIRRWLTEGKIPSYQINQQHLFNRNEIEDWVLSQKIPEASFDHPTAIPDPSPIKGGIKQFSLYRALHKGDVLIDIMGDTKEEVIRQTMQRMAKSLNLDAEGISHLLLDREKLQPTALNNGIGIPHTRDFLLNAHYDVVVVAYSKNPIDYGALDGKPVHTLFFLFACDDKRHLHLLAKIAHLVNHPNTLEFLQSKPPKEEFLNYIKNFESSIK from the coding sequence GTGGACTTAAAAATCAAAGATGTGGCCGATTTATTAAATGTTTCTGAAAAAACCATTCGTCGTTGGTTAACCGAAGGAAAAATACCTTCTTACCAGATTAACCAGCAGCATCTCTTTAACCGCAATGAAATTGAAGATTGGGTTTTAAGTCAAAAAATCCCTGAAGCTTCCTTTGACCATCCTACTGCTATTCCTGATCCTTCTCCTATCAAAGGTGGTATTAAGCAATTTAGCCTTTATCGCGCTTTACATAAAGGTGATGTGTTAATTGATATTATGGGTGATACTAAAGAAGAAGTTATTCGCCAGACAATGCAAAGAATGGCCAAAAGCTTGAATTTAGACGCAGAAGGCATCTCTCACCTTCTTTTAGATCGTGAAAAGCTTCAGCCTACAGCTTTAAATAATGGGATAGGCATCCCCCATACTCGTGATTTTCTTCTTAACGCCCATTATGATGTAGTCGTCGTAGCCTATTCCAAAAATCCTATCGATTATGGTGCCCTAGATGGCAAGCCCGTTCACACTCTCTTCTTTCTTTTTGCCTGTGATGATAAGCGTCACTTACACTTACTTGCCAAAATTGCTCATTTAGTTAACCACCCTAATACATTAGAATTCTTGCAAAGCAAGCCTCCTAAAGAGGAATTTTTGAATTACATTAAAAATTTTGAATCGTCTATTAAATAA
- a CDS encoding protease-like activity factor CPAF: MINRIFLAVLYSFLLSYLGSTLLASETYHAKMLGNIDLIKSILASKYAPAEWKKNYIGWDLEVEAQAAKNEVLRRSNLSIRDYQKILLDFFNSMQDYHVKIDFYATEMSFLPFRLEGVEGRYFVAWLPKNSQSYAKIDPSLADMLANMQIGDEVLAFGNMPIDEYLKKFSLKSFGKALNATDQRLAEQYLTLRLASMGYEVEQGGVPITVRHHRSGRINTYTPEWLYVPERITNHFPAANFYSTSSGGVHARKKGLDLFDKERITPLHRQMEIAKKSINKFRKENWGLEEDNNECDYIALGQYQSFVPELGEVLWKATSLHYYSYIFQTASNKKIGYIRIPIYTADENEYKGLETIIQHFQNETDALVIDQLNNPGGSSAHLLFLLSLLSEYPLDLPLERITITQQDVAKALMIVNNPHHILNDLIENGPSFLISPENTEGVTAFFQTILDEWNAGRTFTHPLHYCGITSVPPNPHTHYNKPILILVNALDFSCADLFPAILQDNQRAKVFGSPTAGAGGFVLEHEYPNLFGIASFSYTGSIVYRAGDRPIENLGVTPDFPYEITVDDLMYNYKGYTKAVLQALEDLSN; encoded by the coding sequence ATGATTAACAGAATCTTCCTTGCGGTTTTATATAGCTTTTTACTTTCTTATCTAGGGTCTACTCTCTTAGCGTCCGAAACTTACCATGCTAAAATGCTAGGAAATATAGACCTTATAAAAAGTATATTAGCATCAAAATATGCACCTGCTGAATGGAAAAAAAATTATATAGGCTGGGATTTAGAGGTAGAAGCACAAGCAGCTAAGAATGAAGTACTGAGAAGAAGTAACTTATCCATCCGTGATTATCAAAAGATCTTGCTGGATTTTTTTAATTCCATGCAAGATTACCATGTAAAAATAGACTTTTATGCGACAGAAATGTCCTTTTTGCCCTTCCGGCTAGAAGGAGTAGAGGGAAGATATTTTGTTGCTTGGTTACCAAAAAATTCTCAAAGTTATGCAAAAATAGATCCGAGCCTTGCGGACATGCTTGCGAATATGCAAATAGGTGACGAAGTATTAGCATTTGGAAATATGCCGATCGATGAATACCTTAAAAAATTTAGCTTGAAATCTTTTGGAAAAGCTTTAAACGCAACCGATCAGCGTTTGGCTGAGCAATATCTAACATTGCGCTTAGCCAGCATGGGCTATGAAGTGGAGCAGGGAGGCGTGCCTATTACTGTTAGGCATCATCGTTCGGGCCGAATAAATACTTATACACCTGAATGGCTATACGTGCCTGAACGCATTACAAATCATTTTCCTGCAGCTAACTTTTATTCTACAAGCTCTGGAGGGGTGCATGCTAGGAAAAAAGGTCTTGATCTCTTTGATAAAGAGAGGATCACTCCCTTACATAGGCAAATGGAAATAGCCAAAAAATCTATTAATAAATTTAGAAAAGAAAATTGGGGTTTGGAAGAAGATAATAACGAATGCGATTATATAGCACTGGGGCAATATCAAAGTTTCGTCCCAGAATTAGGGGAGGTGCTATGGAAAGCTACTTCTTTACATTACTATTCTTATATTTTTCAAACAGCTAGTAATAAAAAGATCGGCTACATACGTATCCCTATCTATACTGCTGACGAAAATGAATATAAGGGGTTAGAGACAATCATCCAGCACTTTCAAAACGAGACAGATGCATTGGTTATCGATCAACTTAACAATCCGGGAGGATCATCAGCTCACCTGCTCTTTTTACTCTCTCTGCTCAGTGAATATCCTCTTGATTTGCCTCTGGAACGGATTACAATCACTCAGCAAGATGTCGCTAAAGCGCTGATGATTGTAAACAATCCTCACCATATACTTAACGATTTAATCGAGAATGGTCCGAGCTTTTTAATTTCTCCTGAAAATACTGAGGGGGTTACCGCTTTTTTTCAGACCATTCTTGATGAATGGAATGCAGGACGAACCTTTACTCACCCTCTCCACTATTGTGGGATTACTTCTGTTCCACCTAATCCGCATACTCACTACAATAAGCCTATCCTAATTTTAGTGAATGCTTTAGATTTTTCATGCGCTGATCTTTTTCCAGCCATTTTACAAGATAACCAGCGTGCAAAGGTTTTTGGCTCGCCGACAGCAGGCGCCGGAGGATTTGTTTTAGAGCACGAATATCCTAACCTTTTTGGCATTGCTAGCTTTTCTTACACCGGATCTATAGTCTATCGTGCAGGCGATCGACCGATTGAAAATCTTGGCGTCACACCAGATTTTCCCTATGAAATTACCGTCGACGACCTTATGTATAACTATAAAGGTTATACAAAGGCTGTGTTGCAAGCCTTGGAAGATTTATCCAATTAA
- a CDS encoding protease-like activity factor CPAF: MVKIIYVLAFLIASICSIEAQDYSLRQSQMIADLKIIKHEFEINYAPFEWKRKYLHWNLDHEVTKAKEKILSSLSLSTKQYHQIIRDLFNSVQDLHTYVRFYATEYAFLPFCVQGVQGHYFVVWVDNLWAKEQKVSLQVGDEILSFDGSPVEEVVEKIRLSAFGANRNETYQHLSEWQLTLREAFRLQDVPQGPIEIVFRKPNSQQAHSFVNWEYAPEEIINNYSLSMPLNLERGEGAKHRFFYQERILPFYASLVNHSSCLANKAKLLGAKANLFPALGPVLWRADLPDFEAYIYSLKGSKNIGYIRIPDFQGSEYRVEQFQQIIAKMESCADALIVDVMNNPGGFSFYTYALASMLTCKPLTNLKQFLSITQEDVYLAVQTASSLKNIVTDHEAAQALGPDINGYAVDKRLACYLFKYAKYIQDQFKQGKYFTDLYPMDGVETIYPHPTTQYTKPLFVLTNPLSISCAELLVALLKDNERAIILGGQTAGAGGTIVRRKYSNRFGIADLVFTGSLVCRYNEQPLENRGVKPDVAYRWTTEDYTKDHANFIDFVNGIVSCSMDGLLPNPTDILEEIIFESR, encoded by the coding sequence ATGGTTAAGATTATCTATGTTTTAGCTTTTTTAATCGCATCTATTTGTTCAATAGAGGCGCAAGATTATTCTCTTCGTCAGTCACAAATGATTGCTGATTTGAAAATCATTAAGCATGAATTTGAAATCAATTATGCTCCTTTTGAATGGAAAAGGAAATATCTACACTGGAATTTAGATCATGAAGTAACAAAAGCCAAAGAAAAAATCCTCTCTTCCCTCTCCTTATCTACCAAGCAATATCATCAAATTATTCGTGACTTGTTTAATTCCGTACAAGATTTACATACATATGTTCGCTTTTATGCTACAGAATATGCCTTTCTGCCATTTTGTGTGCAAGGTGTACAGGGCCATTATTTTGTTGTATGGGTAGATAATTTGTGGGCTAAAGAGCAGAAAGTAAGCCTACAGGTGGGAGATGAGATCTTATCTTTTGACGGCAGTCCAGTCGAGGAAGTAGTGGAAAAGATTAGGTTATCAGCCTTTGGAGCTAATCGCAATGAAACTTATCAACATCTTAGCGAATGGCAGCTTACCTTACGTGAAGCTTTTAGATTGCAAGATGTTCCTCAAGGCCCTATAGAAATAGTTTTTAGAAAGCCTAATAGCCAACAAGCTCACTCTTTTGTAAACTGGGAGTATGCTCCTGAAGAGATCATAAATAATTATTCTTTGAGCATGCCTCTCAATTTAGAAAGAGGGGAGGGGGCTAAACATCGTTTTTTTTATCAAGAGCGCATTCTGCCTTTTTATGCTAGTTTGGTCAATCATTCTTCTTGTCTAGCTAATAAAGCCAAGTTATTAGGTGCTAAGGCAAATCTTTTTCCTGCTTTGGGGCCTGTATTATGGAGGGCAGATTTGCCCGATTTTGAGGCGTATATTTACTCTTTAAAGGGGAGTAAAAACATTGGATATATACGCATCCCTGATTTTCAAGGAAGTGAATACAGAGTAGAGCAGTTTCAGCAAATTATTGCTAAGATGGAAAGCTGCGCAGACGCCCTAATCGTAGATGTCATGAACAATCCTGGTGGCTTTTCTTTTTATACCTATGCTTTAGCCTCTATGTTAACCTGTAAGCCGCTGACCAATTTAAAACAATTCTTATCGATTACTCAAGAAGATGTATATCTTGCTGTGCAGACCGCTTCTTCTTTAAAAAATATCGTTACCGACCATGAGGCTGCCCAGGCTTTAGGGCCAGATATTAATGGCTATGCTGTCGATAAGCGCTTAGCTTGCTACCTTTTTAAATATGCCAAATATATTCAAGATCAGTTCAAACAGGGTAAATATTTTACCGATTTATATCCTATGGATGGAGTAGAAACTATCTATCCTCATCCAACTACGCAATACACCAAGCCTTTGTTCGTTTTAACTAACCCTTTGAGTATTTCTTGCGCAGAGCTTCTAGTCGCTTTATTAAAAGACAATGAGCGTGCAATAATTTTAGGTGGGCAAACGGCTGGAGCAGGAGGTACTATCGTACGTAGAAAGTATTCCAACCGTTTTGGAATAGCTGATTTGGTTTTTACAGGATCGCTTGTTTGTCGCTACAATGAACAGCCTTTAGAAAATAGAGGGGTTAAGCCCGATGTGGCTTACCGCTGGACTACTGAGGATTATACAAAAGACCATGCCAACTTTATCGATTTTGTTAATGGAATTGTATCTTGCAGTATGGATGGACTTTTACCCAATCCTACTGATATTTTAGAGGAGATAATTTTTGAATCTAGATAG
- a CDS encoding ATP-dependent Clp protease ATP-binding subunit, with translation MFDKFTNRAKQVIKLAKKEAQRLNHNYLGTEHVLLGLLKLGQGVAVNVLRNLNIDFETVRNEVEKLVGYGPEIQVYGDPALTGKVKKVFEHANEEAANLNHNYVGTEHLLLGLLRQTDGVAAQVLENLNVNLKEVRKEVLKELETFNLQLPPIGAGSPSSRSGEMSGQVGSSGKPYDKGNSSMGGGLEKMPALKAYGHDLTEMCRENKMDPVIGRKHEVERLILILCRRRKNNPVLVGEAGVGKTAIVEGLAQAIVKGEVPDNLRKKRLISLDLALMIAGTKYRGQFEERIKAVMDEIKKNGNVLLFIDELHTIVGAGAAEGAIDASNILKPALSRGEIQCIGATTIDEYRKHIEKDAALERRFQKIVVAPPSVEDTIEILSGLKSKYEDHHKCIYTPQALTAAAVLSDRYLHGRFLPDKAIDLLDEAGAKMRISMMNQPQDISKFEAEIEETRLAKEEAIAKQEYEKAAKLRDKEKTLREQLQQLRNQWEVNKEEHEVIVEDEDVAQVVAKQTGIPISRLTEGETQKVLKMEELLRGSIIGQDEALKTVCRAVRRSRADIKDPNRPIGAFLFLGPTGVGKTLLARLLAINMFGGEDALIQVDMSEYMEKFAVSRMTGSPPGYVGHEEGGQLTEQVRQRPYSVVLFDEIEKAHPDVMDLLLQILEEGRLTDSFGRKVDFRNTIIILTSNLGADLIRKTTEVGFGAEEGSLDYERIKDKIEGAVKKQFKPEFLNRLNDMIIFRPLNREALMQVIEIEIKKMQNRLQKREVYITLDDKAKNFLVEKGFQPEMGARPLRRTIEQYLEDPLAEKLLMHPEKGCRCTVTADEDHLIIHEEELINLNRKIIDKKVLTTPTV, from the coding sequence ATGTTTGACAAATTTACAAATCGTGCAAAGCAAGTCATTAAGCTCGCTAAGAAAGAAGCACAACGCTTAAATCATAATTATTTGGGCACTGAACACGTTTTACTAGGGCTGCTCAAATTAGGTCAAGGAGTGGCAGTCAATGTATTGCGTAACCTTAATATTGATTTTGAGACAGTGCGGAATGAAGTGGAAAAACTCGTGGGGTACGGACCTGAAATTCAAGTGTATGGGGACCCTGCTTTAACGGGAAAAGTTAAAAAAGTATTTGAACATGCTAATGAAGAAGCTGCAAATCTTAACCATAATTATGTAGGAACTGAGCATTTACTATTGGGGTTATTGCGTCAAACGGATGGCGTGGCGGCGCAAGTATTAGAAAATTTAAATGTAAATCTTAAGGAAGTTCGTAAAGAAGTATTAAAAGAATTAGAAACTTTCAATCTACAGTTGCCTCCTATTGGAGCAGGATCTCCTTCTTCCCGTTCTGGGGAGATGAGTGGCCAGGTGGGATCTTCGGGTAAGCCTTATGACAAAGGCAATTCAAGCATGGGTGGAGGTCTAGAAAAGATGCCCGCTCTTAAAGCTTATGGTCATGACCTCACGGAAATGTGTCGGGAAAATAAGATGGATCCTGTGATTGGTCGTAAGCACGAAGTTGAAAGACTTATTTTGATCCTTTGTCGTCGTCGCAAGAATAACCCTGTGCTGGTGGGAGAAGCTGGTGTAGGGAAGACTGCTATCGTAGAAGGACTTGCCCAAGCCATTGTTAAAGGCGAAGTTCCTGATAATCTGAGAAAAAAACGTTTAATTTCTCTTGATCTAGCCTTGATGATTGCAGGTACAAAATATCGAGGACAATTTGAAGAGCGTATCAAAGCGGTCATGGATGAAATTAAAAAGAATGGGAATGTGCTTTTATTTATTGATGAACTCCATACGATTGTAGGCGCAGGAGCAGCTGAAGGAGCGATTGATGCTTCTAATATCTTAAAGCCTGCTCTTTCTCGCGGAGAAATTCAGTGCATAGGGGCGACTACTATCGATGAATATCGTAAGCATATTGAAAAAGATGCCGCCTTAGAGCGTCGTTTTCAAAAAATTGTAGTGGCGCCTCCTTCAGTAGAAGATACAATTGAAATCTTAAGTGGCTTAAAAAGTAAATATGAAGATCACCATAAATGTATTTATACCCCGCAAGCGTTGACTGCCGCTGCTGTTCTTTCAGATCGTTACCTGCATGGAAGATTTTTGCCAGATAAGGCGATTGATTTATTAGATGAAGCGGGAGCTAAAATGCGTATCTCAATGATGAATCAGCCCCAAGATATAAGTAAATTTGAAGCAGAAATTGAAGAAACACGGCTAGCTAAAGAAGAAGCGATCGCTAAGCAAGAATATGAAAAAGCTGCAAAATTACGCGACAAGGAGAAAACCTTGAGGGAACAGCTTCAGCAGCTGCGTAATCAATGGGAAGTGAATAAAGAAGAGCATGAGGTAATTGTTGAAGACGAAGATGTCGCTCAAGTGGTGGCAAAGCAAACTGGAATTCCTATCAGTCGTCTAACTGAAGGAGAAACTCAAAAAGTTCTTAAAATGGAAGAGCTTCTTAGAGGTAGCATCATTGGCCAAGATGAAGCTCTTAAAACTGTTTGCAGAGCGGTACGTCGTAGTCGCGCAGATATTAAAGATCCTAATCGCCCCATAGGAGCTTTTCTCTTTTTAGGGCCTACAGGAGTAGGAAAAACTCTTCTAGCCCGCTTACTTGCTATCAACATGTTTGGGGGCGAAGATGCACTTATTCAAGTTGACATGTCAGAGTATATGGAGAAATTTGCTGTCAGCCGTATGACCGGTTCTCCGCCAGGTTATGTAGGACATGAAGAAGGCGGGCAGTTGACAGAACAAGTTCGCCAGCGTCCTTACTCGGTTGTGCTCTTTGATGAGATTGAAAAGGCTCATCCAGATGTAATGGATTTGTTATTACAAATTTTAGAAGAAGGGCGTTTAACTGACTCATTTGGCCGTAAAGTAGATTTTCGTAATACCATTATTATCCTGACCTCTAACTTGGGTGCTGATCTGATTAGAAAAACTACAGAAGTAGGCTTTGGTGCAGAGGAAGGATCTTTAGATTACGAGCGCATTAAGGATAAAATTGAAGGGGCTGTTAAAAAACAATTTAAGCCAGAATTTCTTAATCGGTTAAATGACATGATTATTTTCCGTCCGCTTAATCGTGAAGCTTTAATGCAGGTTATTGAGATTGAAATCAAAAAAATGCAAAATCGCTTACAAAAACGTGAAGTTTACATTACTCTGGATGATAAAGCTAAAAATTTCTTGGTTGAGAAAGGTTTTCAGCCGGAAATGGGGGCTCGGCCTTTAAGACGCACCATCGAGCAGTATTTAGAAGATCCTTTAGCCGAAAAACTGCTGATGCATCCTGAAAAAGGTTGCCGTTGTACGGTTACAGCGGATGAAGATCATTTAATTATTCATGAAGAAGAACTTATTAATTTAAACAGAAAAATAATAGATAAAAAGGTTTTAACTACTCCTACTGTTTAA